In Proteus vulgaris, the following are encoded in one genomic region:
- a CDS encoding DsbC family protein, producing the protein MRTKLLGALMVFGIITGTAHASSKLEITDPRAAKIEDIVELPIKGVRAVQSDGQIMFLSENGRFVISGQIYDLWSKKPLNTMSQMRDVAERIHFKSMGMDVDTLNTVSMGRGDKEVVVFVDPRCAVCHQLMGDAKSLVDDYTFKFIVIPALGAESNRLAKNLYCAKDKTHALDALMNNTLGSLPSKETCDPGQYDQTLLTAHFIGIEGVPFVVAPDGRVSKGRPKNLKSWLESVE; encoded by the coding sequence ATGCGGACAAAATTACTCGGGGCGCTGATGGTGTTCGGGATTATTACCGGCACGGCTCATGCGTCATCGAAATTGGAAATCACCGATCCCAGAGCGGCGAAGATAGAGGACATCGTAGAGCTACCCATCAAAGGGGTTCGAGCCGTCCAAAGTGATGGGCAGATCATGTTCCTCTCTGAAAACGGGCGATTTGTTATTTCAGGACAAATCTACGACCTGTGGAGCAAGAAGCCCCTCAACACGATGTCCCAAATGAGGGATGTAGCGGAGCGTATCCACTTCAAGAGCATGGGCATGGATGTGGACACGCTGAACACCGTTTCGATGGGGCGTGGTGACAAAGAGGTGGTGGTCTTTGTCGATCCTAGATGCGCGGTTTGCCATCAGCTCATGGGTGATGCCAAATCGCTGGTGGATGATTACACCTTTAAATTTATCGTGATTCCTGCTCTGGGTGCTGAGTCCAACCGCTTGGCAAAGAACTTGTACTGCGCGAAAGACAAAACCCACGCGCTCGATGCGCTGATGAACAACACCTTGGGTTCCCTTCCTTCAAAAGAAACCTGCGACCCCGGCCAATACGATCAAACGCTGCTGACAGCTCATTTCATTGGGATTGAGGGCGTTCCGTTCGTGGTTGCTCCGGATGGTCGTGTCAGCAAAGGACGTCCGAAGAACCTGAAATCATGGTTGGAGAGTGTTGAATGA
- a CDS encoding EAL domain-containing protein — protein MIFAPAFQPIKDVGTGSFVAAEVLARWYDEGRVLTPSSLSSPPYWGLVDMEMARFIQDNLHYCLDLYPALFLNVSEHTLQSDVIFKAWWRVVRDIAKNHSSRLVIEITEGIQDASLALRWEALTEIGVELALDDYGDKNSSLERLSRYDWHYCKFDARRLRSLEDYSAILHCRRKGIQLIAEQVESFPLGESAKLLGLSWQQGFYHGKPAVMEKHLNYVKALP, from the coding sequence ATGATTTTTGCCCCGGCTTTCCAACCAATTAAAGACGTCGGCACAGGTTCGTTTGTCGCTGCTGAGGTACTGGCTCGTTGGTACGACGAAGGCCGGGTTCTTACACCATCCTCTCTGTCATCACCTCCTTATTGGGGGCTGGTGGATATGGAGATGGCACGGTTCATTCAGGACAACCTTCATTATTGCTTGGATCTGTACCCAGCTCTTTTTCTGAATGTCTCTGAACATACTTTGCAATCAGACGTCATTTTCAAAGCGTGGTGGAGGGTTGTCCGCGACATTGCTAAGAATCACTCATCACGGCTTGTCATCGAGATTACCGAGGGCATTCAGGATGCCTCTCTCGCATTGAGATGGGAGGCTCTTACCGAAATAGGGGTTGAGCTGGCGCTGGATGACTATGGAGACAAAAACTCTTCGCTGGAGCGCCTGAGTCGTTATGACTGGCACTATTGCAAGTTTGACGCGAGAAGACTGCGGTCGCTTGAAGACTACTCGGCCATCCTCCACTGCCGCCGAAAAGGCATACAGCTCATTGCTGAGCAGGTGGAGAGCTTCCCATTGGGGGAGAGCGCCAAATTACTTGGACTGTCATGGCAACAAGGTTTCTATCACGGGAAGCCTGCTGTCATGGAGAAACACTTGAATTACGTAAAGGCCTTACCATGA
- the traC gene encoding type IV secretion system protein TraC, producing the protein MIVTIKKKLEETLIPEHLRAAGIIPVLAYDEDDHVFLMDDHSAGFGFMCEPLCGADEKVQERMNGFLNQEFPSKTTLQFVLFRSPDINQEMYRMMGLRDGFRHELLTSVIKERINFLQHHTTERIFAKTNKGIYDNGLIQDLKLFVTCKVPIKNNNPTESELQQLAQLRTKVESSLQTVGLRPRTMTAVNYIRIMSTILNWGPDASWRHDSVDWEMDKPICEQIFDYGTDVEVSKNGIRLGDYHAKVMSAKKLPDVFYFGDALTYAGDLSGGNSSIKENYMVVTNVFFPEAESTKNTLERKRQFTVNQAYGPMLKFVPVLADKKESFDTLYESMKEGAKPVKITYSVVLFAPTKERVEAAAMAARNIWRESRFELMEDKFVALPMFLNCLPFCTDRDAVRDLFRYKTMTTEQAAVVLPVFGEWKGTGTYHAALISRNGQLMSLSLHDSNTNKNLVIAAESGSGKSFLTNELIFSYLSEGAQVWVIDAGKSYQKLSEMLNGDFVHFEEGTHVCLNPFELIQNYEDEEDAIVSLVCAMASAKGLLDEWQISALKQVLSRLWEEKGKEMKVDDIAERCLEEENDQRLKDIGQQLYAFTSKGSYGKYFSRKNNVSFQNQFTVLELDELQGRKHLRQVVLLQLIYQIQQEVFLGERNRKKVVIVDEAWDLLKEGEVSVFMEHAYRKFRKYGGSVVIATQSINDLYENAVGRAIAENSASMYLLGQTEETVESVKRSGRLTLSEGGFHTLKTVHTIQGVYSEIFIKSKSGMGVGRLIVGDFQKLLYSTDPVDVNAIDQFVKQGMSIPEAIKAVMRSRQQAA; encoded by the coding sequence ATGATCGTAACCATCAAAAAGAAACTCGAAGAAACGTTGATCCCGGAGCACTTGCGAGCTGCCGGGATTATTCCTGTCCTGGCCTATGACGAAGACGATCATGTCTTCCTTATGGATGACCACAGTGCAGGCTTTGGTTTCATGTGTGAGCCCCTGTGTGGTGCCGATGAAAAAGTTCAGGAGCGAATGAACGGTTTCCTGAATCAGGAGTTCCCGTCGAAGACTACGCTCCAGTTTGTTCTGTTCCGCTCCCCGGACATCAATCAGGAGATGTACCGGATGATGGGGTTGCGTGATGGCTTCCGTCACGAGCTGCTGACATCTGTCATCAAGGAACGGATTAACTTCCTCCAGCACCACACGACAGAACGCATATTTGCCAAGACCAACAAAGGTATCTACGACAATGGCTTGATCCAAGACCTCAAGCTGTTCGTTACGTGCAAAGTCCCCATCAAGAACAATAACCCGACTGAAAGCGAACTCCAGCAGCTCGCACAGCTTCGCACGAAGGTCGAATCATCGCTTCAAACCGTTGGTCTGCGTCCCCGCACAATGACGGCGGTGAACTACATCCGGATCATGAGCACCATCCTGAATTGGGGGCCGGATGCTTCATGGCGACATGACTCTGTGGATTGGGAGATGGATAAGCCCATCTGCGAGCAAATCTTCGATTACGGCACTGATGTGGAAGTCAGCAAGAACGGCATCAGGCTGGGGGACTACCACGCGAAAGTCATGTCAGCGAAAAAGCTGCCTGACGTTTTCTACTTTGGTGATGCGTTGACCTATGCCGGGGATCTCAGCGGCGGCAACTCCAGCATCAAAGAAAACTACATGGTTGTGACCAATGTGTTTTTCCCTGAGGCAGAAAGCACGAAAAACACTCTGGAGCGCAAACGCCAGTTCACTGTAAACCAAGCCTACGGGCCGATGCTCAAATTCGTGCCGGTGCTGGCGGACAAAAAGGAGAGCTTCGACACTCTCTATGAGTCCATGAAAGAGGGGGCTAAGCCAGTCAAGATCACCTACTCGGTGGTTTTATTTGCTCCAACCAAAGAACGTGTTGAAGCGGCGGCGATGGCCGCACGAAACATCTGGCGTGAATCTCGGTTCGAGCTGATGGAGGATAAGTTCGTTGCTCTGCCGATGTTCCTCAACTGCCTGCCATTCTGTACAGACCGGGATGCAGTGCGAGACCTATTCCGCTACAAGACCATGACAACCGAGCAGGCGGCTGTGGTCCTGCCGGTGTTTGGGGAATGGAAGGGGACCGGGACCTATCATGCAGCGCTGATTTCCCGCAACGGCCAGCTCATGAGTCTGTCTCTTCACGACAGTAATACCAACAAAAACCTGGTGATCGCAGCCGAATCCGGCTCGGGTAAATCGTTCCTTACCAACGAACTGATTTTTTCCTACTTGTCCGAGGGTGCTCAGGTCTGGGTTATTGATGCCGGTAAGTCCTACCAGAAGCTGTCGGAAATGCTCAATGGCGACTTCGTTCACTTTGAAGAAGGAACGCACGTCTGCCTCAACCCGTTCGAGCTCATACAGAACTACGAGGACGAAGAAGACGCGATTGTCAGCCTCGTTTGTGCAATGGCGTCGGCCAAAGGCTTGCTGGATGAATGGCAAATCTCTGCGCTGAAACAGGTCCTTTCTCGCCTGTGGGAAGAGAAAGGTAAAGAGATGAAGGTTGACGACATCGCTGAGCGCTGTCTGGAAGAAGAAAACGACCAGCGCCTCAAGGATATTGGTCAGCAGCTCTACGCCTTTACGTCGAAAGGTAGCTACGGGAAATACTTCTCTCGCAAGAACAACGTCAGCTTCCAGAACCAGTTCACTGTACTGGAGCTCGATGAACTGCAAGGGCGTAAGCACTTGCGTCAGGTTGTACTGCTCCAGCTTATTTACCAGATCCAGCAAGAAGTATTCCTGGGTGAACGTAACCGCAAGAAAGTCGTCATCGTGGATGAGGCCTGGGACCTGCTCAAAGAGGGCGAGGTCTCGGTCTTCATGGAACATGCCTACCGCAAATTCCGTAAGTACGGTGGCTCCGTTGTCATTGCAACGCAGTCCATCAACGACCTCTATGAGAACGCAGTGGGCCGCGCCATCGCGGAGAACTCGGCCAGCATGTACTTGCTCGGCCAAACCGAAGAAACCGTGGAATCTGTTAAACGTAGCGGTCGTCTGACCCTTTCAGAGGGCGGGTTCCACACCCTCAAGACGGTACACACCATCCAGGGCGTGTACTCAGAAATCTTTATCAAATCGAAGAGCGGCATGGGCGTCGGACGCTTGATAGTGGGCGACTTCCAGAAGCTGCTTTATTCGACCGATCCGGTGGACGTTAACGCCATCGACCAGTTTGTGAAACAAGGCATGAGCATTCCTGAGGCAATCAAGGCCGTGATGCGAAGCCGTCAGCAGGCTGCATAA
- a CDS encoding AAA family ATPase, with protein MSQYSQFSVSKVFGMPSIPEKVTAIGYADGSNPFIPATDTNYVFRKEFLREVLAYLKEPGGDALFVTGPTGSGKTSGITEIAGRLNWPVQQITAHGRMELTDLIGHHALVAEKPGQPPVMKFMYGPLAVAMREGHLLLINEVDLADPAELAGLNDVLEGRPLVIAQNGGEIIKPHPMFRVVVTGNSTGSGDASGLYQGVMMQNLAAMDRYRFTKVGYADEEAELSILGRVTPKLPENVRKGMVRIANQVRKLFLGENGEDGQISVTMSTRTLVRWAKLSLAFRGAPNALEYALDQALLIRAAKEEREAILRVAKDVFGDQWR; from the coding sequence ATGTCTCAATACTCTCAATTCTCAGTAAGCAAGGTTTTCGGTATGCCCAGCATTCCGGAGAAGGTAACGGCCATCGGCTACGCTGACGGTTCAAACCCTTTCATCCCTGCCACTGATACCAACTACGTTTTCCGCAAAGAGTTTCTGCGAGAGGTCTTGGCCTATCTCAAAGAGCCTGGCGGTGACGCATTGTTCGTAACCGGCCCTACCGGGTCTGGCAAAACCTCAGGTATCACCGAGATCGCTGGTCGTCTCAACTGGCCTGTTCAGCAAATCACTGCCCACGGGCGGATGGAGCTGACAGATCTGATTGGACATCACGCTCTGGTCGCGGAAAAGCCTGGTCAACCACCTGTCATGAAGTTCATGTATGGACCTCTGGCAGTCGCTATGCGTGAAGGTCATCTGCTCCTCATCAACGAGGTGGATTTGGCCGACCCTGCCGAGCTGGCTGGTCTCAACGATGTCCTTGAAGGGCGTCCCCTTGTGATCGCTCAGAATGGCGGGGAAATCATCAAGCCGCACCCGATGTTTCGTGTGGTCGTTACTGGTAACTCTACGGGGTCCGGTGATGCTTCTGGTTTGTACCAGGGGGTGATGATGCAGAACCTCGCAGCTATGGATCGCTATCGTTTCACCAAAGTAGGGTATGCGGATGAGGAAGCTGAACTCAGCATTCTTGGCCGTGTTACTCCGAAACTTCCGGAAAATGTGCGGAAGGGAATGGTTCGGATTGCTAATCAGGTCCGCAAACTGTTTCTTGGCGAAAACGGTGAAGATGGTCAGATCAGCGTCACCATGTCCACTCGGACGTTGGTGCGTTGGGCGAAACTGTCTCTAGCGTTCCGTGGTGCCCCAAATGCTCTTGAATACGCCCTGGATCAAGCTCTGCTTATCCGTGCGGCCAAAGAGGAGCGTGAAGCCATCCTGCGTGTTGCGAAGGATGTGTTCGGGGACCAATGGCGCTAA
- the traN gene encoding conjugal transfer mating pair stabilization protein TraN encodes MRSHNYFMKAVASLLTVTMSALPIHSYANGSQDQDITAVGKEAQAFGQNLSNSFKSSSGTVQDGTISMPTLKDGQFQMNGGSQINVNDLFPGTSGTNNKPDSYYFPDANKPDVGGLQGIYDSGDDMDSVGNNAKGSLWSDANSANPSISGAAYKVLLDASNRSRPDFSNDPVLNLSKKTYEDMDLIAGGFGDCSAETTINQNTINAHIPEYERCQRVVDQSADCEVVHDYDASVVKHYDGPYNLKSCGEGCTELWIGRVGNDYWSGNCSIYEEYTRVQVSNPDAIVSATLEYAKWDDYMQVWVGKSGQETKVWSGPDGNFPPETAGRCELSTSWERNPNIDVTPYFKNVKDGDVVTFKIRVSVTGAGEGFGRIKLRYDPSKAITKDEWAPQSCMDSAKGVVDGFAEGEITCIDDPTDATGCTVINGIKVCESQLKPSPLPGIPKLCKKVRVKADYDFYKGQMDCWTDPQGETHCPVNTGGNLDSCQKYEENPQCGFISSKCVDGAQGSSGTCYVHEDTYDCGTDVSVPTLEKETEYQCGGPIRCMGDDCLDLTKTQSTDFARATALLNAAQFMTQDMSCTGQDGDDNPTGDENVICSAFAGEAGECKIAVGGVSDCCEKPTNISLADYLNLIMAVPKLDGAVMGLTDGNALKGAYQVLREPALQGWTEVTKPFTSYIENVSGAVDSFFQPVEQFVDQLIDQLKEQVKEVMMDVMKSAGQDAATEQAAAAASEQAAEAMMETATTWLSTAMTIYTVYVVAMVMIQMIYKCEEEEFTMNAKRALKNCTYVGSYCKSKVLGACIEKREAYCCFNSPLSRIIQEQVRPQLGQNFGDPKNPQCEGIPLDKIAEIDWSKINLDEWLGILQQNGKFPDPASINLDSLTGAGNDFNIDGTRKNAQERALERLEGIDIDAKRKEATNSIDPQTGAPTGGGG; translated from the coding sequence ATGCGAAGTCATAATTACTTTATGAAAGCTGTGGCCTCGCTGTTGACAGTAACCATGTCTGCGCTGCCGATACATTCCTACGCTAACGGTAGCCAAGACCAGGACATCACAGCGGTGGGTAAAGAGGCCCAGGCTTTCGGACAAAACCTCTCAAACTCATTCAAGTCGAGCTCGGGGACTGTGCAAGATGGCACAATCTCTATGCCGACGTTGAAAGACGGTCAATTCCAAATGAACGGGGGGAGTCAGATTAATGTCAATGATCTATTCCCCGGAACGAGCGGGACCAACAATAAACCTGATAGTTATTACTTCCCTGATGCCAATAAACCTGATGTGGGCGGTCTGCAAGGCATTTACGACTCTGGCGATGACATGGACAGCGTGGGGAATAATGCAAAAGGGTCGCTGTGGAGTGATGCCAATAGTGCTAATCCATCAATCTCTGGTGCGGCATACAAGGTTCTTCTCGATGCCTCTAATCGATCACGCCCTGATTTCAGTAATGACCCTGTACTAAATCTAAGCAAAAAGACCTATGAGGATATGGACCTCATCGCAGGTGGCTTTGGGGATTGTTCTGCCGAAACAACCATCAATCAGAATACTATCAACGCCCACATTCCAGAGTATGAACGGTGTCAGCGTGTTGTAGATCAAAGCGCGGACTGTGAGGTTGTCCATGACTACGATGCCTCTGTGGTGAAGCACTATGATGGTCCATATAACCTCAAATCTTGTGGAGAAGGCTGTACTGAGTTGTGGATTGGCCGAGTTGGTAACGACTACTGGAGTGGCAACTGTTCGATTTATGAGGAATACACGCGGGTCCAAGTCAGTAATCCAGACGCCATAGTGTCTGCAACTCTTGAGTACGCCAAGTGGGATGACTACATGCAAGTTTGGGTTGGTAAATCAGGTCAGGAAACTAAAGTATGGTCCGGCCCTGACGGCAATTTCCCTCCAGAAACGGCTGGCCGATGTGAATTGTCAACAAGTTGGGAGCGAAACCCTAATATTGATGTCACTCCCTATTTCAAGAATGTGAAAGATGGTGATGTTGTTACGTTTAAGATCCGCGTTTCAGTAACTGGCGCAGGTGAGGGTTTTGGCCGCATAAAGCTACGCTATGACCCATCAAAAGCCATTACCAAGGATGAGTGGGCTCCACAGAGCTGCATGGATTCAGCCAAAGGGGTTGTAGATGGTTTTGCGGAAGGCGAGATCACATGTATAGATGACCCGACTGATGCTACGGGCTGCACAGTCATCAATGGGATCAAAGTTTGCGAATCTCAACTCAAGCCGTCACCTTTGCCTGGTATTCCAAAACTATGCAAAAAGGTTCGAGTTAAAGCTGACTATGACTTTTATAAGGGGCAAATGGACTGCTGGACAGACCCTCAAGGTGAAACGCACTGTCCGGTAAACACGGGCGGGAATCTCGATAGCTGTCAGAAATATGAAGAAAACCCTCAGTGCGGCTTCATCAGTTCCAAATGTGTTGATGGTGCTCAGGGAAGTTCTGGTACGTGCTACGTCCACGAGGATACTTATGACTGTGGTACAGATGTTTCTGTTCCGACCTTGGAAAAGGAAACTGAGTACCAGTGCGGTGGGCCTATACGCTGCATGGGAGATGACTGCCTTGATTTGACCAAAACACAAAGCACTGATTTTGCTCGCGCTACTGCGTTGCTCAATGCAGCCCAATTCATGACGCAGGATATGAGCTGCACAGGCCAAGATGGGGATGACAATCCTACCGGGGATGAAAACGTTATTTGCTCTGCTTTTGCAGGGGAAGCTGGCGAATGCAAGATAGCTGTTGGGGGAGTTTCTGATTGCTGTGAAAAGCCAACCAATATATCTCTTGCCGATTATCTGAACCTAATAATGGCCGTTCCAAAGCTCGATGGCGCAGTGATGGGGCTGACTGATGGTAATGCGCTTAAAGGTGCTTATCAGGTACTTAGGGAACCTGCCCTTCAAGGGTGGACAGAAGTCACAAAACCGTTCACAAGTTATATAGAGAACGTTTCAGGTGCTGTTGATTCGTTCTTCCAGCCTGTAGAGCAGTTTGTTGATCAACTCATTGACCAGCTCAAAGAGCAAGTCAAAGAAGTGATGATGGATGTCATGAAATCAGCAGGCCAAGATGCAGCAACAGAGCAGGCGGCTGCCGCAGCATCTGAACAAGCTGCCGAAGCAATGATGGAGACTGCGACAACATGGCTTAGCACTGCCATGACGATATATACCGTCTATGTCGTTGCGATGGTGATGATCCAGATGATTTATAAGTGCGAGGAAGAAGAGTTCACTATGAACGCCAAAAGAGCGCTCAAGAATTGCACCTATGTAGGCTCTTATTGTAAATCTAAGGTGTTGGGCGCTTGTATTGAAAAAAGAGAAGCGTATTGCTGCTTCAATTCTCCGCTCTCTCGTATTATACAAGAACAGGTTCGCCCTCAATTGGGGCAGAACTTTGGAGACCCCAAAAATCCTCAGTGTGAAGGGATTCCACTAGATAAAATTGCCGAAATTGATTGGAGCAAAATTAATTTGGATGAGTGGCTTGGGATATTACAGCAGAACGGTAAATTCCCTGATCCGGCCTCAATAAATCTCGACTCGCTGACTGGAGCAGGGAATGACTTCAATATTGACGGGACGCGGAAGAATGCTCAGGAAAGGGCGTTGGAGCGGTTGGAAGGGATTGATATTGACGCGAAGCGAAAAGAGGCGACAAACAGCATAGACCCTCAAACAGGCGCGCCAACTGGTGGTGGTGGATAA
- a CDS encoding S26 family signal peptidase, whose translation MNFPLKKYFVKKESWKRFGVKAGVTLLVLWAAGAAFASRYRIGIDPQQEKCLPGYTFFLIDLNDQTLERGAVYAFQAKNMQPFYKDGTRMVKILTGMPGDKVEINDKWKITVNGDVVGEGLQLAGKLHLPESHFYGKTTLKENNYWFMGKSPFSFDSRYWGTVKNDQIIGRAYPLF comes from the coding sequence ATGAATTTTCCACTCAAGAAGTATTTCGTCAAAAAGGAATCCTGGAAGCGCTTCGGGGTTAAGGCCGGTGTGACACTACTGGTTCTTTGGGCTGCTGGTGCGGCCTTTGCCAGCCGCTACCGTATTGGCATTGATCCACAACAGGAGAAGTGCCTGCCGGGTTACACCTTCTTCCTCATTGATCTGAACGACCAAACTCTGGAGAGGGGAGCTGTTTACGCCTTCCAAGCCAAGAACATGCAGCCTTTCTACAAGGACGGGACTCGCATGGTCAAAATCCTCACCGGTATGCCGGGGGATAAAGTCGAGATCAACGATAAGTGGAAGATCACCGTCAATGGTGATGTCGTCGGAGAGGGGCTCCAGCTCGCAGGGAAACTACATCTGCCAGAGAGCCACTTTTACGGCAAGACCACGCTGAAAGAGAATAACTACTGGTTTATGGGCAAAAGCCCATTCAGCTTCGACTCACGTTACTGGGGGACTGTGAAAAATGATCAGATCATTGGCCGCGCATATCCCCTGTTCTAA
- a CDS encoding TraU family protein, whose translation MMQKILRVIAVSAVFWVRSVSADPGCQNAEVIGGKLITDICWSCIFPIKVAGVPISGGGGSFPSEAVSNPLCMCEDNLGVPRPGVTTSMWEPARLVEFQRVPGCSSVLNGVRFPFDRTNQGHHGMGDMDGGDGSFMHYHYYAFPLLVMLDLFIKQTCNADGYMDLDIMYMSELDPTWNNDELAFFTNPEAAAVANPIAAAACTADAVSSTAGKPLKQLFWCAGSWGTLYPFSGNQNGGKGVIRDSSLLSTRVLAALHRRGLAWKTMGSEAMCRGVISPTLPKTQYKFTLLHPVPETNSSHVIGESTLTWGLARTIPAIGQDPIYTIWRWNDCCNN comes from the coding sequence ATGATGCAAAAAATTCTACGGGTCATTGCCGTTAGCGCGGTCTTTTGGGTTCGTTCGGTATCGGCTGACCCTGGGTGCCAGAATGCGGAAGTAATCGGCGGAAAACTGATTACTGACATCTGCTGGAGCTGTATTTTTCCCATCAAAGTAGCAGGGGTTCCTATAAGTGGTGGAGGCGGATCATTCCCGAGTGAAGCCGTAAGCAACCCTCTGTGTATGTGCGAGGATAATCTAGGGGTCCCTCGGCCTGGAGTCACCACTTCTATGTGGGAGCCAGCACGGCTTGTTGAATTTCAGAGAGTGCCTGGCTGCTCATCTGTCTTGAATGGTGTCAGGTTCCCGTTTGATAGGACTAACCAAGGGCATCATGGCATGGGAGACATGGATGGTGGTGATGGTTCTTTTATGCACTATCACTACTATGCGTTTCCTCTGTTGGTGATGCTCGATTTATTTATTAAGCAGACCTGTAATGCTGATGGGTATATGGATCTCGACATCATGTACATGTCGGAGCTCGACCCGACCTGGAACAATGATGAGCTCGCTTTTTTTACCAATCCAGAGGCGGCGGCAGTAGCAAACCCAATTGCGGCGGCTGCGTGTACTGCTGATGCTGTCTCATCAACCGCTGGAAAACCTTTAAAACAGCTTTTCTGGTGTGCTGGTTCATGGGGCACCCTGTATCCATTTAGTGGCAACCAGAATGGTGGAAAAGGTGTTATCCGCGATAGCAGTCTTCTTAGCACAAGGGTTCTGGCTGCTTTGCATCGCCGGGGGTTAGCGTGGAAGACAATGGGTTCTGAGGCTATGTGTAGAGGTGTTATTAGCCCAACACTACCCAAAACGCAGTACAAATTCACGCTATTGCATCCGGTTCCAGAGACAAACTCATCTCACGTAATTGGCGAATCCACTCTTACGTGGGGTCTGGCGCGAACTATACCGGCAATTGGGCAAGACCCTATTTACACCATCTGGCGATGGAATGATTGCTGTAACAATTGA
- a CDS encoding TrbC family F-type conjugative pilus assembly protein has protein sequence MIRSLAAHIPCSKSVLVALIFSVAGGAYAQESPLTEQDKALIEKGKQIAQKAQKMEMPSLLQNQHMDEAQAEAKAFFKQLQTTNPTLKEMHRKQAEKGIYSDHRILVFASLSLGEQGLDDVLTAVSGQPDSVIVFRGIPEGMNLGQGVKAIQALAAKKDPVPNIIINPTLFKTYNITAVPTIVMLEDEPLPGEQPNVVAQVSGLSDPVWLAREVDNGEKGDLGVKGPVEKISEPDLIDVAKKRLANIDWEEKKKQAIERFWTKQNFNELPRAPKSRTREIDPSVMITSDISTPDGTVFAHAGDVINPLCDPKEVCKPGTRPFTQAVVVFDPLDKKQMELLAKKLPEIKQEPGVQRITYIATEFDKDKGWDSYKSVTDNFDAPVYLLTPDLITRFELEHTPSVITARGKKFVVRELAEEGGE, from the coding sequence ATGATCAGATCATTGGCCGCGCATATCCCCTGTTCTAAGAGCGTTCTGGTGGCGTTGATATTCTCTGTGGCTGGCGGGGCATACGCTCAAGAGTCTCCGCTCACAGAGCAGGATAAGGCGCTTATTGAGAAAGGAAAGCAAATTGCCCAAAAGGCCCAGAAGATGGAAATGCCATCTCTGTTGCAAAACCAACACATGGACGAGGCTCAGGCCGAAGCCAAGGCATTTTTCAAGCAGCTCCAAACTACTAACCCAACGCTCAAGGAGATGCACCGGAAACAGGCTGAAAAGGGTATCTACTCTGACCATCGGATACTGGTTTTCGCCTCGTTGTCTCTTGGCGAACAGGGGTTAGATGACGTCCTAACGGCGGTGTCAGGCCAGCCTGATTCTGTAATTGTGTTCCGTGGCATCCCGGAAGGAATGAACTTGGGGCAGGGAGTTAAAGCTATTCAGGCGCTCGCGGCCAAAAAAGACCCAGTGCCGAACATCATCATCAACCCTACGTTGTTCAAAACGTACAACATCACAGCCGTTCCCACGATTGTGATGCTGGAGGATGAGCCGCTGCCTGGCGAACAACCAAACGTCGTCGCCCAGGTCTCCGGGTTGTCCGACCCGGTATGGTTGGCTCGGGAAGTGGATAACGGAGAAAAAGGCGATCTCGGCGTTAAGGGGCCGGTGGAGAAAATCAGTGAGCCAGACCTTATTGATGTTGCCAAGAAACGCCTTGCCAATATCGACTGGGAAGAGAAGAAGAAACAGGCTATAGAGCGCTTCTGGACCAAGCAGAATTTCAATGAGCTGCCCAGAGCGCCAAAATCTCGAACACGAGAAATTGACCCTAGCGTCATGATCACCAGTGACATCAGCACTCCGGATGGCACTGTGTTCGCTCACGCGGGTGACGTGATCAACCCATTGTGCGATCCGAAGGAAGTTTGCAAGCCTGGAACGCGGCCATTTACCCAAGCGGTCGTAGTTTTCGACCCGCTGGACAAAAAGCAAATGGAGCTGCTCGCCAAGAAGCTGCCTGAAATTAAGCAGGAACCTGGCGTACAACGGATTACCTATATCGCCACAGAGTTCGACAAAGACAAAGGCTGGGATTCCTACAAGAGTGTCACCGACAACTTTGACGCGCCGGTATATCTGCTGACGCCAGATCTGATTACCCGGTTCGAGCTGGAGCACACACCGAGCGTCATTACTGCCAGAGGCAAGAAGTTTGTTGTCCGCGAACTTGCTGAGGAGGGCGGTGAATGA